TCTGTTGGATTTGGCCCCCGTTAAGACCGGTAATGTGTACGAAGAAGTCCTCCTTCGTATTGTCATCTGTAATGAAGCCGTAGCCCTTCGACTCATTAAAGAATTTTACGGTTCCTGTTTTCATGAAAAAAATAAAAAAATGGGTTGAATGGATGATGGGGTAAATATAAATGGATTTTAGAAAAACACAACTTGCCCCAATCCATACTCCCTAGTAAAGAACGACCCACTTACTCGGCCGTAACGTCTGCATTACCAGACACTACCAGGTTTGTTGAGCCCGCATTACTGCTTCTATCAACTCTCGAACGGCCCCGTGGCCGCCGGGCAGCTTCGACACGTAATTGCTGATTTCGCGTACATCGGTGGCGGCGTCGGCGGGGCAGGCTGCTACTGCACACCGGCGCATTACTTCCACGTCTGGGCGGTCGTCGCCCATATAGGCAATGTGCGCCGGGTCGAGGCGGTGCAAATTGATGTAGGTGTTAAAGATCTTCATCTTATCATCCACACCTAAATAGATGTCACGAACATCCAACGACTCTAGGCGCTTGCGAACACCTTCTTCCTCCCTACCCGAAATAACCACGATCCGGTAGCTTTTAGTCAGGGCATAGCGAATCGCATACCCATCGCGGATGTGAAAAGCCCGCGCCTGCTCACCCGAATTCAAGGCCAGCATGGTACCATCGGTAAGCACGCCGTCTACGTCAAGGATAAACGCTTGAATAGCAAGCAATTTAGAAGGAGTAATGGTTGGATCCATTGTATAAACAAGAATGGTTGGGTAAGGAAATGGCATTCGTAAAACGACCAGCCATTTCCTTACCCAACCATGTAACTTAGTAGGATGCTTTATTGATTATCACGCCACTCGTACACCCACTTAGCCTGAATCTGCTCCAGGTGACCTTCGTTGGCCTGTTCGCGGGTGCCTTCGAAGTTAGGCAATGTAAGTACCCATTCCAGCAGTTCGGTGAAGCGGATGCGGTAAATTTTTGCCTCCGTAAAGTCATCGCCAAACTTTTCGTAAAGAGCAATGGCGATATCCTCGTGGTCGCTCCACTTAATGGGGGGCTCGAAATGATTCATATCTGGGCGTTGGAAAGTTCAGAAGGTAGATAGGCAAAGGTTGGAGTTGAGAAGAGAGAAAGCCGGCCTAAAGTGCTGTAAGGCAGTTTTTAACTGGCTGTATCTGTCATTCCCTACTTTTAAACGTAGCCTTAATGACCCAGGAAATCCTGAGGCGGAATAAGGATAACCAGATCGTTGCCTTCAGCCTGCACCACGCACTGGCAGGCCAGCCGGGAATTGATGCGCGGGTTCACGGCGCGGTCGATGAAATCCTCTTCTTTATCAGAAATCTCAGGTAATCCATCTTCGCCTTGCAGCACATACACGTGGCAGGTGCTGCAACCACACACACCGCCACAGTTGTGCTGAAGTTGAATATCGTTGTTGAGGGCCACGTCCAGCACCGACTCGCCTTGGGCTGCCACATGGGTCTGCGCGGGCTGGCCATCCTGAAACTGGAAGGTGATGTTAATGGTATTCACAAAATTGGGTTCGTGGGGGGCAATTGCGGGCACGAAGGTACGCACCACCTGTCCCGAATCAAAGCTACAACCCTGCCTCGTTGTTTAGTTCGGCGGGGGGCAATTGCTGTTGAATACTGTCACTCAACGACTTATATAAAGCTAACCAAGCTGGGTGAGCGGTTAGCTCAGCCTGATGACGGGCCAGCGTAGGGGCATCGCGGCGGGCGGCGGGCCCGGTTTGTACGCTGAAAGGCGGGGCAGCTAGTGCTTTTTCCACGGTTTCGCGCAGCAAGGGCGCCAGTAGCTCAAAAGGCAGTTTTGCCTCTGTTAGCAAGGCATGGCTGAT
The window above is part of the Hymenobacter radiodurans genome. Proteins encoded here:
- a CDS encoding 2Fe-2S iron-sulfur cluster-binding protein translates to MVRTFVPAIAPHEPNFVNTINITFQFQDGQPAQTHVAAQGESVLDVALNNDIQLQHNCGGVCGCSTCHVYVLQGEDGLPEISDKEEDFIDRAVNPRINSRLACQCVVQAEGNDLVILIPPQDFLGH
- a CDS encoding KdsC family phosphatase — encoded protein: MDPTITPSKLLAIQAFILDVDGVLTDGTMLALNSGEQARAFHIRDGYAIRYALTKSYRIVVISGREEEGVRKRLESLDVRDIYLGVDDKMKIFNTYINLHRLDPAHIAYMGDDRPDVEVMRRCAVAACPADAATDVREISNYVSKLPGGHGAVRELIEAVMRAQQTW
- a CDS encoding cold-shock protein, whose product is MKTGTVKFFNESKGYGFITDDNTKEDFFVHITGLNGGQIQQNDRVEFETQEGRKGVNAVNVKRV
- the iscX gene encoding Fe-S cluster assembly protein IscX gives rise to the protein MNHFEPPIKWSDHEDIAIALYEKFGDDFTEAKIYRIRFTELLEWVLTLPNFEGTREQANEGHLEQIQAKWVYEWRDNQ